From a single Epinephelus fuscoguttatus linkage group LG18, E.fuscoguttatus.final_Chr_v1 genomic region:
- the LOC125878543 gene encoding serine/threonine-protein kinase pim-2-like, translated as MADKSAQELKTLHALASGEDQDNDSRHNIVEEVKERSTKRKASTHEGPSRKKVKTDDSTHTPHFEGASVRGSKRKAQEADEERPNKKIRGSDHVSITEPSSVVFEGVKVRQSERKAHDDGDRASNKSSDLSPRISACSSSLSDEEETYDLSFTVKTNRAEFEGDYYELSQLGEGGFGAVYEGYRKNDMAPVAIKHIRKEKVLYKEVVQNGEVFQVIEEVALMVKAAGGADSPGKTAAISLLDCFDLEEELILVLERPVPSMDLHKYCRAKGGYLQENEAKIILKQMIHAAIEMHSNSVFHRDIKLQNVLVETGRTVPRVRVIDFGCGCLVRKRYYNYYCGTFSKAPPEWFLVREYQAIPTTVWQLGALLWDLLDRKHSFKTQVYFQEGLKININLSRGCRGFLQICLQNDPEMRPTLEQLQLHPWLR; from the exons ATGGCTGATAAATCTGCACAGGAGTTGAAGACTCTTCACGCTCTGGCCTCTGGAGAGGATCAAG ATAATGACTCCAGACACAACATTGTGGAAGAAGTCAAAGAGCGGTCAACCAAAAGGAAGGCCAGCACCCATGAAGGGCCCTCCAGGAAGAAAGTCAAGACTGACGATAGTACCCACACCCCGCACTTTGAAGGTGCAAGTGTGAGGGGGAGTAAGCGGAAGGCTCAGGAGGCTGATGAAGAGCGCCCCAACAAAAAGATCAGGGGTAGCGATCACGTCAGCATCACTGAGCCCAGCAGTGTGGTGTTTGAGGGTGTCAAAGTGAGGCAGAGTGAAAGAAAGGCCCACGATGACGGAGACAGAGCCTCAAACAAGAGCTCTGACCTCAGCCCAAGGATCAGCGCATGTTCATCCTCATTGTCAGATGAGGAGGAAACATACGACTTGTCCTTCACAGTCAAAACCAACCGAG ctgAATTTGAAGGCGACTACTACGAGCTTTCCCAGCTTGGTGAAGGTGGATTTGGAGCTGTTTATGAGGGCTACAGAAAAAATGACATGGCACCA GTGGCCATCAAACACATAAGGAAAGAAAAGGTCCTTTACAAGGAAGTG GTCCAGAACGGAGAGGTGTTTCAAGTCATTGAAGAAGTCGCCCTCATGGTGAAAGCAGCAGGTGGAGCTGATTCACCTGGGAAAACTGCAGCCATCTCCCTTCTTGACTGTTTTGATCTGGAGGAGGAGCTAATCCTGGTTTTGGAAAGACCAGTCCCCTCCATGGATCTCCACAAGTACTGCAGGGCCAAGGGAGGCTACCTGCAAGAAAACGAGGCTAAG ATCATCCTGAAGCAGATGATACATGCAGCCATTGAGATGCACTCGAACAGCGTCTTTCACAGGGACATCAAGCTGCAAAACGTCCTTGTGGAAACTGGACGCACTGTCCCACGCGTTCGAGTGATTGATTTTGGTTGCGGCTGCCTCGTGAGAAAGCGATACTACAATTACTACTGTG GTACCTTCTCAAAAGCACCTCCAGAGTGGTTTCTGGTGCGAGAATATCAGGCCATTCCCACAACAGTGTGGCAGCTTGGAGCACTGTTGTGGGACCTGCTCGACCGTAAACATTCATTTAAAACTCAGGTTTACTTCCAGGAGGGGCTTAAAATCAACATCAATCTTTCCAGag GCTGCAGAGGTTTCTTGCAGATATGTCTGCAAAATGACCCTGAGATGCGTCCCACATTAGAGCAGCTACAGCTTCATCCGTGGCTCAGATAA
- the LOC125878545 gene encoding serine/threonine-protein kinase pim-2-like, with product MFVLQVQNGEVFQVIEEVALMVKAAGGADSPGKAAAISLLDCFDLEEELILVLERPVPSMDLHKYRRAKGGYLQENEAKIILKQMIHAAIEMHSNSDFHRDIKLQNVLVETGRTVPRVRVIDFGCGCLVKKRYYNYYCGTFSKSPPEWFLVREYQAIPTTVWQLGALLWDLLDRKHSFKTQVYFQEGLKINKNLSRGCRGFLQICLQNDPEMRPTLEQLQLHPWLR from the exons atgtttgTACTTCAA GTCCAGAACGGAGAGGTGTTTCAAGTCATTGAAGAAGTCGCCCTCATGGTGAAAGCAGCAGGTGGAGCTGATTCACCTGGGAAAGCTGCAGCCATCTCCCTTCTTGACTGTTTTGATCTGGAGGAGGAGCTAATCCTGGTTTTGGAAAGACCAGTCCCCTCCATGGATCTCCACAAGTACCGCAGGGCCAAGGGAGGCTACCTGCAAGAAAACGAGGCTAAG ATCATCCTGAAGCAGATGATACATGCAGCCATTGAGATGCACTCGAACAGCGACTTTCACAGGGACATCAAGCTGCAAAACGTCCTTGTGGAAACTGGACGCACTGTCCCACGCGTCCGGGTGATCGATTTTGGTTGTGGCTGCCTCGTGAAAAAGCGATACTACAATTACTACTGTG GTACCTTCTCAAAGTCACCTCCAGAGTGGTTTCTGGTGCGAGAATATCAGGCCATTCCCACAACAGTGTGGCAGCTTGGAGCACTGTTGTGGGACCTGCTCGACCGTAAACATTCATTTAAAACTCAGGTTTACTTCCAGGAGGGGCTTAAAATCAACAAGAATCTGTCCAGag GCTGCAGAGGTTTCTTGCAGATATGTCTGCAAAACGACCCTGAGATGCGTCCCACATTAGAGCAGCTACAGCTTCATCCCTGGCTCAGATAA